In Ipomoea triloba cultivar NCNSP0323 chromosome 7, ASM357664v1, a single genomic region encodes these proteins:
- the LOC116024785 gene encoding cytochrome P450 CYP82D47-like, with protein sequence MDSPLQWLFAALATIFLLATFLRNKEAASRRKGPRKLPEPRFAWPIIGHFHLLAGNNRLPHKVLGDMADIYGPIFGLRLCAHRVMVVSDSRIAKECLTVNDRALAGRPKTIASEHIGYNHADLALCPPNLFWRDARKVVVLELLSSRRMEALRRVRESAVKRFTQEIYRRMTDGSGEVVKLDMSEWFGRLIIGVMLEIMFGHSYEDVGSWVAATFRRNFELLGLSVVGDFLPWLRWLDIGGYEKAIKENTKEMDDVVDCWLQQHRMKLNTKPKEEEDFLDALISHYDNHKEIPNGYDADTAIKATCTGVLSAAIDTTTTTLIWALSLVLNNGDVLDKIRNELDNHVGRERHVNESDLNNLTYIQAVVKETLRLYPPGPLLVPHEAIEDCVVDGYHVSKGTRLLVNVAKIQRDLKFWSDPDAFKPERFLTEHKEVDVRGNHFDLLPFGSGRRMCPGVSLGLQSVQLGLAGVIHGFDIRRSLDEKIDMTEAAGLSVTKATPLEALLTPRLPLHLYS encoded by the exons ATGGATTCCCCTCTACAATGGCTTTTTGCAGCTTTAGCTACCATTTTTCTACTTGCCACTTTTCTCCGCAACAAAGAGGCGGCGAGCCGCCGGAAGGGTCCCCGGAAGCTACCGGAGCCGAGGTTTGCATGGCCGATAATCGGGCATTTCCACCTCCTCGCCGGCAATAATCGGCTGCCGCACAAGGTTTTGGGCGATATGGCGGACATATACGGGCCAATATTCGGGTTGAGGCTTTGCGCGCATCGAGTGATGGTGGTGAGCGACTCGCGGATAGCGAAAGAGTGCCTCACCGTCAACGACAGAGCGCTCGCCGGCCGGCCCAAGACCATAGCTTCGGAGCACATAGGCTACAACCACGCCGACCTCGCGCTGTGCCCGCCCAACCTGTTCTGGCGCGACGCCCGCAAAGTGGTGGTGCTGGAGCTGCTGTCCAGCCGCCGTATGGAGGCGCTCCGGCGGGTGCGTGAGTCGGCGGTGAAAAGATTCACCCAAGAAATCTATAGGAG GATGACCGATGGTTCCGGCGAAGTAGTAAAGCTGGACATGTCGGAGTGGTTCGGGAGATTAATCATCGGCGTGATGTTGGAGATAATGTTCGGGCATTCGTACGAGGATGTCGGGAGCTGGGTGGCGGCCACGTTCAGGAGAAACTTTGAGCTGTTGGGGTTGTCGGTTGTAGGTGATTTTCTGCCATGGCTGAGATGGTTGGACATCGGAGGCTACGAGAAAGCCATTAAGGAGAACACTAAGGAAATGGACGATGTGGTGGACTGTTGGCTGCAACAACATAGAATGAAACTAAACACCAAACCCAAAGAGGAAGAAGACTTCTTGGATGCATTGATTTCCCATTATGATAATCATAAAGAAATTCCAAATGGTTATGACGCAGATACAGCTATCAAAGCCACTTGCACG GGTGTGCTGTCAGCAGCTATCGATACAACTACAACAACGTTAATATGGGCTCTCTCCTTAGTATTGAACAATGGTGATGTATTAGACAAGATCCGAAATGAGCTAGACAATCATGTCGGGAGGGAAAGGCATGTCAATGAGTCTGACCTAAACAACTTAACTTATATTCAAGCAGTTGTCAAGGAAACTTTACGTTTATATCCACCAGGTCCTCTCTTAGTGCCACACGAAGCTATAGAAGATTGTGTGGTCGATGGTTACCATGTCTCGAAGGGTACACGCTTACTTGTAAATGTGGCAAAGATTCAACGCGATCTGAAATTCTGGTCAGATCCTGACGCGTTTAAACCCGAGAGATTCTTGACGGAGCATAAAGAAGTCGATGTTAGGGGTAATCATTTTGACCTGCTTCCATTTGGTAGTGGAAGGAGAATGTGCCCCGGCGTTTCTTTAGGGTTACAAAGTGTGCAACTAGGGTTGGCCGGTGTCATTCATGGCTTTGATATAAGAAGGAGtttagatgagaaaattgaCATGACTGAGGCTGCTGGCCTATCAGTTACTAAGGCAACTCCATTAGAAGCTCTCCTCACCCCACGTTTGCCTTTGCATCTCTACTCTTGA